Part of the Vigna angularis cultivar LongXiaoDou No.4 chromosome 1, ASM1680809v1, whole genome shotgun sequence genome, ACCCCTCATTGGGGTTGAGTTCCCTGAATGAATAGGGCTTCTAGTTGCAGGAGTTGTGGCTCTAATTGGGGTGCCAGTTCTTGAAGGCTCTTGACTAGCAATTGGTGTCATCTCAGTTCCCATGTCTCTGAAACATATTGATTGGACCTGGATTGTGTTTTCTGAAGGCTTAATACTGTTTCTCCAATTTGAGTCGTCACATTCTACCCTTTTGGCATCAGCTTCATATTGAGCAGCAATGGCATTGGCACTAGAAGTAGTCACCAAATCATGAGATGCATCATtgtcttcctcttccttctcaCTACTTGAGTAATCATGCTCCTTCTGTGGCACAGGAGCTATCAGTCTCAAATCATCTGCGTTTGAGTTTCTTGGTCTGTTTTTGGAGTGACTTTTCTCTCCTCCTTTTGACAGTCCCACAAGCCACTTTTGTGCATCATCCCACTTAGAAGGGGTTGGTTTTCCCATAGTTGTTCGATGGTGGTGGGGGATACGAGTAGTAGCGTCCTTTCCTTTGTGAAACTCTGAATACACAGCACTGTTATTTGGGATCTCTTGTGTTGGTCCATGATTGTTATAGCACCCTTTGTCTTCTACGTATCTCATTTCCAAAGATGTCTTTCACAAACTCAATCTTTCGAGTAGAACAATGGTGGTCCAAACTCTACACAGTGAAAATTTTTAGGATCTATAATTTCTGCTTTAGATCCTATATAGAGAAAATCAGTATAATCCATGTTATGTATGAGATCTTGTTAATACTCTGAACAAAGATATATACAATACTGGCCTAATCTAGATTGAAGTTTAGTACTATAGAGCCTTGCATGTCTGTTTAGTTGTATCTACAAACATGAAGCATAAAAATGTCAAAATAGCTATGTAAAGTAACTCTTGTTACTGAAACAAGGACACCCTAATGAACCTAGACAAATACTTCAGTCTCAAGCATTCAATCCTGAAAACCTTTTACCTAAAATGAacaaagaactaaataaatccTTAGGTGCAATGCTTGGAAACAAAATACAGTCACTCATCAAGTTACACCTTTGAATCTATGTTGTCAAAGTCTTAGAGATGTAGTATGAGAACTTAAAACAGAGTGAATGAAGCTAAAAATGGAGTTCACATAGTATAGCTTAgtatttaagagaaaaataccTTATTTCAGACCATGAAATTCTGAGAGTCGCAGAGGCAAAGATGAATTTTCAGATCCATTGAACATTATAATACTACAGAAATACTATGCATGGTTCAGAAAAGGGGTATCCTTAGGactacaataaattaaaaatggtcAGAGGAAGAAACATAGATGCATAGAATAGCTATTTATCTTGGGAATTGGTGGACTTTTTTTACTGAGCAATACAGGTGCCATGTGGGGGTGGAATCCACGTTTCATCTTCGATGTAATGTGGCAGAGGAACCGTGGATGTAGTATTTTGGCAGAGAATGACGAAGTAATTTACTATTTTTCATTCCTAAGGAATCCTGAGAAAGTTATACTAATTAAATACCTAATGAaatttataactatatttttaacttctttaataccaaatgatttataaaatagtataatagTTTTGTTAGAAATGAACATGAACTACATTTTGTAATTAATGAAAGGCATGAGAAATAATACTACTTTGGCACTGTTGTTTTTCGGTTGAAGTGTCATGAGATGTCCACTATGTAGGCAAATAATATTGTACTGTTTCCAAGAGAAAGCTGGTTAAAACTTTGGTTGTCCTTTTAACGGCTACTAGATTgagaaaaatagtataaaaacaTGACACGTGGACGGTGGGATGTCTGCAATAACATCGACAATCTGCGATACTCCTGAGCTGAAGTAACAGAGGTTTCTGACCTTTTTCACGTGATACTCCTACACTTCCAATAAGATGATACTACGGACAGTTTCATAAATTTGATTGTATTCGGAGGGGTCCATCTTGACCACAAACTAAATTATGTCATTGCAGTCACAATAATGATTATTAATGGAAAATAACTTAGAAGAGTGTTTGCTACAAGATAATGATAATAATGGTTTTAAAGagtataaaatacaaaaatattgacAAGAAATCAGAGATTTTAAAACACTTCTATACACAATAGTACATATTTGCACAAAATATTGTTGTCCtatgtttttcttatttgaatTTGACTCTTATAACGATTAATACTAGCATATGTTTGGGTAGATTAATCTACACAAAATTGAATCACAATTAATTTGGGATATTAGAAAGAAATTGTGTACtcctatatataattttcactctTTCAGCCACCATCCACCTTCAAGTTAATATGATTAGTTTACTATAGTTGGTAGACTTCTAcaacttataatttttattttagaaaaataatatattctttatattttaaggtAAGTAGTAATTTAGAAGaacgaaattaaaaatataaatatataaactatttgtgtctattaatcatatttttatccattttaATTGTTTGAATTAATAGTTGAGTTGGGTTATACTATTTAATAAGACATGcttaaaatgataatattggttgttgttttttttttctcattattttcttatacTTAGACTCAGTTTAATAATCTTTTAACCTTATAAGACTACAAAGgacattttttcttgttttgaaaaaaagttgtaaaaattctttaaaaccTTACAAGACTACAAAGGACATTTTTTTCTCgttttgaaaaaaagttgtaaaaattctttaaaacattatttgatcctctcttgtttttatctctaaGGCTTTGCTCTTTTGGATGTATTTGGGGAAGATGATTTGGGAGGAGATGATTTGAGTaaatttgagggtaattttttagttgtttttttgagtagatttgtgggtaattgaaagtggatttagaagtaaagtttgtgagaattagtgtaggatttgattgatgtgataaattttaaaaattggtttaatagatagaaattaaagattaccaaaatgtccctagttataaaagtaatataaaatgttatttataaatgttatatttaattataaaaatgtttataaaaagaaaaagattttatatCATCACACAAATCAACTATTTTGTTAAGATATATGATCATTTTTTTAGATACATGATCATTTCTCTTCTCTTACACtcacaaacaaattatttaatttattatactcaaatattttttaaaaacgttaatttattagataattttgggttattatttgtttcaattACTGATGTTTACATGACAATATCTCCTCTAcacatacttttttttatcaaagatatatatatatatatatatatatatatatatatatatatatatataacttgatAAGGctctttaattttatgaataatgaataaacaaaaataaataatgaataaacgaaaataaatagatcatgaaaaaaatatttaatagcaAAAAAGTTATCATGacgaatgagaaaaaaaaagagataataaTTCT contains:
- the LOC108332151 gene encoding uncharacterized protein LOC108332151, which translates into the protein MRYVEDKGCYNNHGPTQEIPNNSAVYSEFHKGKDATTRIPHHHRTTMGKPTPSKWDDAQKWLVGLSKGGEKSHSKNRPRNSNADDLRLIAPVPQKEHDYSSSEKEEEDNDASHDLVTTSSANAIAAQYEADAKRVECDDSNWRNSIKPSENTIQVQSICFRDMGTEMTPIASQEPSRTGTPIRATTPATRSPIHSGNSTPMRGQNGLQVVEVDRNTARHTAEGSTSPCKRIEDQARKLSPLESRAMAWDEAERAKYMARFKREEVKIQAWENHQIRKAEMEMKKMEVKAERMKALAQERFANKLASTKRVAEEKRANAQVKLNDKALRTTERVEYIRRTGHVPSSFSFNFKLPSMCW